GTCCAAACCCGTGAGTTCTCTGGGAGGTTAACTATGGTGATTTTAAGTGGCTCCAGCACAGCCATGACTCTGGGTGCTGTGTCATTAAGCACGTCCCTCACACACGACTCCAGCAGGTGGGGCTCTGTTGTTGTCTGAGAAACGGTGACTCCGACCTGCCAAGAGATGCAACGCACTATTACACGACAGCATCGCCCTTTTACATTTGATAACTAGTTCTTCCATCCACCCATGTGTCCTTTTATCCATCCTGCATACCCGTGCACAAAAGTTGTTAATAGCCTCTGGTGGGAAACCTCTTCTTTTCAGCGCAGTCAGAGTGAAGAGGCGGGGATCGTCCCAGTCTCTGTAATGAGATAGATATTGTCCCAGTTACATAATTGGTCAAATGTAGCATGAAGACATCCAATGAAAACTGCTGCACACAAAAATTACAAACGTATACAATTGCAGACCACAAGAATTCAGGCTCTGAGCTTCAgcacatttaattcaaaatagTATATTACATTATACAGTAGATAGAAATGCTACTTCACCTGACAACGCCAGACTCTACCAGTTTGATGATTTTCCTCTTGGACACAACAGTATAAGTGAGGTTCAAACGCCCATATTCCCACTGCACAGGGCAGTACAAGTCCAGAGCGTTAACCAGCCAGTAATATGATGAACGCCTGTTACAACGATAAAATAACCAACAGAGAAAGTCAACGTtaacaacacatttgtttgcaTACAAGACAGAGTACAATGTAGAACAGAATTCATGTATACCTGGCCTGAAACTCTTTGGTACACAGCGAGTGTGTGATATTTTCAATGGAGTCACACAGACAGTGGGTGTAGTCATATGTGGGGTAGAtgcacctgcagagagagagataagtgACACAAGTGTTAGTAAAACAAGATTTAAACCGATCTAccttgatggggaaaaaaacccaacagaTTTTCCTACCATTCATCTCCTGTTCGATGATGTGGTGTGTATTTGATTCTGTACGCCACCGGGTCCAACTTCCCGTCCTCCATGACCATCTTCATCCTGAGTGTGGCCTCTCCCTCTGCATACAGGCCTTTCTTCATCCTCTCAAACAAGACCAGGGACTCTTCAATGGGACGGTCCTTCCACGGTGACGGAGGAGCGTTATGGCCCTTCAGGTCCTCCCCCTTCTGGTGGCACACATACGCGTAGCCCCTGCAGAacgacaaagaaaagaaacatcagATAATGGGTTGCGCACAATAACCAACATGTGTTCATAGTTCCTACGCTCACCTGCGAGTTAGATCCACAGCAAGATCGTAGAGTTGCTGGAAGTTGTCAGATGCATGAGTGACTTCATAAGGTGTGTAGCCTGTGGATTGAACTCACACTGGTAAGAAATCTTCATGAATGTAAAAGCAGTGTATTTAACAAAGCTTTAATCAGaaccccaaaaaaacatatCAAACTCACCAAGCCACTCCACCATGTCCTTAATGGCAGTGAagtatttctcctcctccttttcgGGATTTGTGTCATCGTACCTCAGGAAACAAATACCATCGTTTGcctgcaggaagaggaaaagtttaaagaaaacatctaCGTTAGAGAGGGTTAAACAGCCTGTGTGATGGTGAAAGATGAGAAAAATACTCCTACCTTAGCATAACCAAAATTGAAGTTAATAGCTTTGGCGTGTCCGATGTGAAGGATGCCGTTGGGCTCGGGAGGAAAACGGGTACGAATCTAAAGGAATtcagaaaaaccaaaacacaagaTCATCTTCAAACTGCAGCTATAAATCATTAGTTAGCACGCatgttattttaatgatttcagTGATCACTTGTTTTGTCTAAATATAAGCTGTTTTCCGACATGATCACTTATTGAAAATGTGTACCTGTCCACCAGTGAACTCCAGGTGCTTTTTAAGCAGGGACATGGTGTTTGGTGTAACCACATAGCCCTCAGTCTTATAGTTCTCTCCTGTAAGATGGAAGGACAGGATTAAAGTTCAACATATTCCGTAAATGCACTTTTCTGCTCTTGtagttgagtgtgtgtggtggggggacTAAATTGTTCAGGTCTTTTCTTCTCACCTATTTTATGGAACTTAAGTGCTTCTCCTCTGAGCTGTTCCATGAGTGACTTTCCCTGCTCAGCCTTCGGCTCACCTAAACAAGCACAAGCAAACAGTTGAAAAACAATCCACGGACAGGTACAGGTAAATTAGCTCCTGTCTACCATCCCCTCGCTGCTTACCATTCACTGCCACCTCGTCTTTCTTTGGCTTCACGTCACTCTCACTGACTTTGGTTTTCTGGGCCTGGAAGATCATTAGATatacagatgaaataaaaacattcaaggTGGAGggattaaaaaactaatttgacattttggaaatcAGCATATGTGCTTTCTTGTagacttgtttgtttaatccacaCACAATATAAGTTTTTAAATCTCAACTTGTAGCTTTAAAGTGGGTTATATCCCGAATTATTGACCAGGTgcagaaagaaagcaaataaaaaaatttccCCTGAAAAAAAGTTGAGTATTACCTTAGATTTCTTCTCCAGATCAGCCTCTGTCTTTTGTCCTAAGAGGTGCAAGACCTTAAAGATGAAAGCCATAGTTAGACAGGCTATACAGTGAGAACAAACCTGATTCAAAATATTCTGTCACAGAAGACAGACATAATATTCTCCCTTTCCAACACACCTGCATGTCGACCTCATTTTTGATGACCTTCCCATCAGCCCATTTCAGGGCAGCACGTGATTCTCCTGTAATACACACAAACCTCAGTGAGAcatgctgtctgtctgttcggATTTAAgattttcaaaaaaacatttaaataatgttaGGGGCTATGAAAGTTTTCTCTACTGTCGAACatggttgttttgtctttgtataTAATAGGCCCTCTAAGCCTCTAAAATTCACAGAGAGTGGACTTGTTGATGACGTATTTAACACGTGACGgacatgaaactgaaaaaacaaatatctcaggatgaaaaagaggtgtcatacatgGAGAAGGTGGCGACGACGATGTCAAATTAGAAAGACAATGAGTTTGacagcttttggtgataagggccaacgATGGTGTTGCTGTGTCGTAAACTAACTCCAGAAtaagtctggacccaattttcatgaaattttcatgaaattttccacagttcatgtctgaaattgGCTCTAGATTGGTAAGTAGACACTTTTTAAGTGTGAGATCATACCCATTAGTAGTCCCATGTTGAAGTGGTACCTCTCCTTTAACAGCAGTTCCTTGTGCTTCTTGATCACAGACTCCACCTGCACAACATTCCATGGTCAGTGAACACACCCTGTGAGGCTCGTAAAAAGTCACTTTACTTCTGCTCACTTACTGCATCTTCAATCTGTTCAGGTGTTATAACCACGCCCACTCCACACGCTTCTTCAAACTCCTTCATGTTGATGGGGTCCTGAAGATGACTCTTCAAAAAGTCCAGTGCAGCTGCAAAACATCATGTTGAAAAATATGTTagctgaatttttttttttacagttttcaacTATAATataattggttttatttgtgttttcacttatCTAAAGTAAAGTATTTGATtaatcaagcctcaattacatacctttgtcataagggtttaaTAAAGCCATTTGTAATGTCTTTATATTGGTGGatgtattgatatttttttggtttgtttttttaactccCTCCTATCAGTATAGGTACTGGCCCCTAAACATCAgatatcagtcaggctctagaATACAATATAATGATATGATGCTAAAACTAGTTTTCTTGTTTTGGGAATTGTTCTGAAAAAAAGACCTGACATAGAAATAAAAGTTAAAGTGTGTCCTGTTATGCAACATCCTTGTACTTTGTTCATGCTCACACAGTTTGGGTCCCTCAGGAATTACCTGCCAGTTGCAGCTCTGTGCAGATTTTGCGCTGAGCTATGCTGACTGAAAGGAACACCAGACGATTTGTGTCTTTGAGGCGAGACGCCATACTGTACAGCAGCGTGCCCATGGCTTTGTCCACTCCTGACGCCCCATGAACACTGTGAGCCTGTTGAATACAAGGAGACACACGTTTGAGAAAAAGACACCAACACAACATGTGCACAGTTTtacttaaaaatactttttacacCTGGATCCACTATGACAGCTACCTCTTAACAGACATGTGGTTAACTACTATTATTACTGGGTAAAGCCTTGGGACCCCTGGGTGTCAAAGGCAGTTTCCTGTTTATCAATACAGCCTTGATGCATACGAGCCTCATAtggaaagtgaaaacaaaagtatAGTGGCAATAACAGTACTTAAAGTAACAGTATTTAAAGAGTGTGATCTActaatacatatatacatatctaaCCCCTTATATAGAGGAGGTGCATACAACAAGTGGGCTGCAGACAGGAATACCACAGCTGTCCCTCCAGGCACTTTAACTTTCCTCCACACTCTGGCTCATACCTGGGTAATCGCGTCCTTCAGGGCCGAACTCAGCGCTTCATTCTTCAGCGTTTCTTTCGCCTTCTGCTCGCTGAGCCCGATGGAGGTGAAAAGTGTCAACATATCCGCCATTTCCCCACAAACAGCCGGTCAGACTggagccacacagacacaccaccaCCAACGAGACTGTTTCCCCTGCAGAGGAAggaaaatgtgtgagtgtgacttcCTGTACACCTCCAAGAGCAAAAAATATTAACCAATGGGACACGGAGAGAGCGGAGGGTATTGACCAATCGCGAGTGCGTATTAGAACAAGTTACCGCCTACTATGACTAAGGAGCCAATCCGCGGCTGTGCGACTTCTGCGAGGGAGGGGCTACCGGAAGCGGTAATGTTGCATCAGTTTGACGGCGCATTCAAGTGATGTCTAAAAAAATCGGAAAATGAGATGCAGACCGGGGAAACTCACGTGAACGCACCGTTagttcacaaaaataacaaaagtttTTTGTACGGTTGCTGacgtcacaaacacagaaacatggtGGACGAAAATAAACGTTAGAGTAATTCGATAAATGGTGCAAAATAACCTATTACATATAATTTCCCCTGGATTTGATTTACTGTGGGCGTGCACACGTAGAGTGACCTAGATGAGTAAGAATAGTTAAATATTCGCAGCAATTTTGATAACAggtcataaaataataattcattggAAGTAATTGCTTTGAGTTATAAAATCCAACACTTCCTTGAAGACAGAACACTTCATAAACACagggatttattgtttttacggACAattattgaataaataataagtttaataaatataatatttgaattTAACTACGTTTTAAACTACGTTTGTGTCCACATTTTGCACTTATAGAAAATGTAtacaaaacatttgattttcGTTTAAATTCAACCATTTAAATTGGAAGTATcgatatatatagagagatatAGTTGTTTAAAAAATTTTGTTTCACTTGTATTTATATGGTCATGTGGAGTTCAGAAGGTGACAGTAAACTACCTAAAACTTATTTGTCAACTGCCATACAAAaaagcagcaggaagaagagaagagagagagaacattgCAAAAAAACGGAAAATGTCActattgaaatataataaacaaagaAGATTTAATATCAGGATTAAAAGAAATCAAGGAATGTCAGAAATCCACACTCCATACCAGCTGGTGGCGGAAATGCACCGGATTGTTGTTTTCCAACCACCAATAAAAcccaaaagaagaagaacaggtTCTCCTACTTTCTCAGAAGTATTGAGTGAGTCTACGataagtttaataacaacaggACACTGCCACGGGTCGGTAAACGCTGTATAAGCTGTAGAAACCAGCAGGATAAGTGTTCGCATCAATGGACAAACATGCGGTGTTATCATCGGGGACACACGTGTGGAGATCTCTGGCCTGTTCGAAGTCTGAGCTGCGTCTGGAGCTCACTCTAGCCTGTGGACAATCCTTCCGGTTGGTTGAGCTCAATCAGAAAGACTTTTAACATCATGTGCAACAAAACTGGTGCAGTTTAAATCAACAGGtaacaataaatgaataaatctgaaCCCACAGATGGAAAGAAACCGCGCAAGGCCACTGGACGGGGGTGATGGGGGGACGAGTGTGGACCCTGACCCAGACAGAGGACACCCTGTGGTACCACGTTTATAACAACCCAGGAGGGCGGGGGAGGGGACCGGCTGGGGGTTCCTCCCCAGgagacagtgagtcagagaGGAGACTGAAAGGAGCTgtgaagaaggaagaggaggtgacggacactgaggaggaagagcagatgCTGAGAGATTACCTCCAGCTGAGTGTGAATTTGTCGGAGCTGTACACACACTGGCAAACAGTAGACCCCCACTTCAGGCAAATCGCAGACATTTTCACGGGTACATTTGTGAATTCACGATATCACTGTTCAGTAGATAACAGctgagtcagtgtttgttttttatgaaatgtgAGTAATGTAGTTTGGTCTCGCTCAGGTGTGCGGATGCTGCGCCAGGACCCCACTGAATGCTTGTTCTCCATCATCTGCACCTCCAACAATCAAATCTCTCGAATCCAGGGCATGGTGGACAGACTGTGTCAGAATCTGGGCGCTCCACTGTGTCAGCTGGAACAAACCTCTTACTTTGACTTTCCTTCCCTGACTGCGCTTGCAGGTACTTTGTTCTTTCCCTAAAGACCCCAAACTattccattcatccatcaatAATCTGTAAAcccatgtttttaaagttgtgtttgtggttcaTGGGTAGAAAATCCAACCAGGAGTCCTTGATTCGATTTGTAGCCACtgcagaaaacatttttcaacttAAGCCATGTTGCAGAATAGAGAGGAAGCTCACAAGCATTCCTGGTCACTGATGGTTCAGATGAGTAAATACTAAATTATCATAGACACATGCCACATGCAgatgcatttcatttttgtcatttgacaTGAGTTCTATGGGCTTCACAGTCTATTCAACCctatacaaataacaaattCTTGTTATCATCAACGTGTTATGTTATAATCTCTGAAGATCTGTAAAGATCTGTAAAGTTAACCGATACCAGCAAAGAAACCAAATTGTGAGTCATCCTGAGTAACTATATGAGGTAATAGTCGGTGAAATCTTCATATCCAATTAAAGAGATGCCACATTTTAAAGCGGTACTCACAATCgtgttttctgaaatgttaTTGGCAGATAGCAGCGTGGAGGCGTGTCTCAGGGATCTCGGTTTTGGATACAGGGCTCGGTTCCTGCAGCAGAGTGCCAAGCAGATCCTGGACACCCATGGGCTCCAGTGGCTTGAAGGTCTACGCAGTGTCCCGTATCTGCAGGCCTGTGATGCCCTGCGTACTCTTCCTGGTGTGGGCACTAAGGTACAGCAGCTGTAcaattttttaatatttagtgaACTTTTATTAACACGTGATGAAGGATTATTGTCGTCCTGTAGGTGGCGaactgtgtttgtctgatgtCCCTTGACAAGGCAGACGCTGTTCctgttgacacacacatatggcAGATCGCTAAGCGTGACTACAATTATGCTTCTGGCAAAGGAAAGAAGAGTATCACAGACAAACTTCACAGAGACATTGGTTGGTATTCACACATCTCAGTAGTTTAAAGTAGATTTAAATGGAATATTTGTAACTCTTAATACAAGGACTACTGTTATTTTTCAACACAGGGGATTTCTTCAGAAAACTCTGGGGTCCTTACGCTGGTTGGGCACAGTCGGTCAGtgttattttaaacattcaaTCTGTTGGTCAGTCTCTGTCATGTCTCGTCACACTCTGTCTATCTTTCTGTTTCAGGTGCTGTTCTGTGCTGACCTGAAGAAGTTccaaaaactgaaagaaatgcAGCcaaagaaggaggaagaggatgaagaagaaattGGGGaagaaagcaagaaaacaaagattaagACGCAAGCAAATGTTGCTGTGAAGCGTTCGAAAACCAAGTCCGCATGTCACAAGAAAGCGAAGATGTCGGTCAAGAAGGAGCGAGATGTGTGAGGTAAACAAGCTTCTTGCATCaggattacattacattacattatatgtCATTTAGCtcacgcttttatccaaagcgacttccaattagCTTGGCTGGGGTTGAGCTGCCGACcatctggttagaggacgaccactctaccccctcagccacagccgatCCACACCATattacaagaaaacacacacagatatttcagATTAATTTTATAACCCGACAAAATTAAATGTACAGGAGAAAATACAGGAGAATTTTCCTACaggaaaatatgaaatgattattattttatattgtatgaTGATCCTCACTGTTTATATTTAACTGTAACCTGTCCTATGTCTACTTCCCCATAAGTTCACTGTTACGATTGCAACACAGGGTTGTTTTTACAATAAAGCAAAAATACTTCATGCACTACTTTTTACTTCTTtctattttaaaagaaaatgtccttatTAGCACAGTCATCAATACagataatatatttaaatccaGTAAAACCATCTGGTAATTCTGCTAAATGTTGCCAGAAGTGGTCACTAGATGGCAGCATGCTTTGGAAGATGTTGCCCTGGGAGATAATGTCACATAATGGACCATTTGCTTTAgcctattttctttctttttttctttttttttgagaaGAAATTGCACttgatgaatatttttatttcagaccTCAGGCTCTTGTTACACCATGTACACACACGCTGTggcatttgtgtgcatgtctgaaaaggtCATAGGACAAAAATGGTACTTCTTCTTAGTTTTCTGCATTAAAATAGTGAATCTGTCAGTTGGATCATAACAACATTGTGTGGGTGGGGGGCTGTGGAGTGCCACGGTGTCTGTATGTTTATCTATAGGCAGAAGTTGACTGTGTCAGCTGATCTATTTATAGCAGGGATTGCAGTTATCTGTTGTCACTGCTCGGGGTTAGTGTGACTCTTTCTGGTGACAACATGGACATGTCTCGTGTCCCATTTGACTCATTAATGTCCCTTTACAGCAATGATGAAGTCGTATTTTAATAAATCTAAAATCTATGGAATAAACTTATACTACAATGTCTTCAAATCTCATTCTTGTGCTTATTTGAGAAATATTTTCTGAATGTATAGTCTGAAGTGAGCAGGTGCATCAGGCATGAAGCTGCATCTGTATCAGTATGTCActattgaaatataataaacaaagaAGATTTAATATCAGGATTAAAAGAAATCAAGGAATATCAGAAATCCACACTCCATACCAGCTGGTGGCGGAAATGCACCGGATCGTTGTTTTCCAAGCACCAATAAAcccaaaagaagaagaacaggtTCTCCTACTTTCTCAGAAGCATCGAGTGAGTCTACGATGAGTTTAGTAACAACAGGACACTGCCACGGGTCGGTAAACGCTGTATAAGCTGTAGAAACCAGCAGGCTAAGTGTTCGCATCAATGGCCCAACATGCGGTGTTATCATCGGGGACACACGTGTGGAGATCTCTGGCCTGTTCGAAGTCTGAGCTGCGTCTGGAGCTCACTCTCGCCTGTGGACAATCCTTCCGGTTGGTTGAGCTCAATCAGAAAGACTTTTAACATCATGTGCAACAATACTGGTGCAGTTTAAATCAACAGGtaacaataaatgaataaatctgaaCCCACAGATGGAAAGAAACCGCGCAAGGCCACTGGACGGGGGTGATGGGGGGACGAGTGTGGACCCTGACCCAGACAGAGGACACCCTGTGGTACCACGTTTATAACAACCCAGGAGGGCGGGGGAGGGGACCGGCTGGGGGTTCCTCCCCAGgagacagtgagtcagagaGGAGACTGAAAGGAGCTgtgaagaaggaagaggaggtgatggacactgaggaggaagagcagatgCTGAGAGATTACCTCCAGCTGAGTGTGAATTTGTCGGAGCTGTACACACACTGGCAAACAGTAGACCCCCACTTCAGGCAACTCGCAGACATTTTCACGGGTGCGTTTGTGAATTCACGATGTCACTGTTCTGTAGATAACAGctgagtcagtgtttgttttttatgaaatgtgAGTAATGTAGTTTGGTCTCGCTCAGGTGTGCGGATGCTGCGCCAGGACCCCACTGAATGCTTGTTCTCCTTCATCTGCACCTCCAACAATCACATCTCTCGAATCCAGGGCATGGTGGACAGACTGTGTCAGAATCTGGGTGCTCCACTGTGTCAGCTGGAACAAACCTCTTACTTTGACTTTCCTTCCCTGACTGCGCTTGCAGGTACTTTGTTCTTTGCCTAAAGACCCCAAAACattccattcatccatcaatAATCTGTAAAcccatgtttttaaagttgtgaTTGTGGTTCATGGGTAGAAAATCCAACCAGGAGTCCTTGATTCGATTTGTAGCCACtgcagaaaacatttttcaacttCAGCCATGTTGCAGAATAGAGAGGAAGCTCACAAGCATTCCTGGTCACTGATGGTTCAGATGAGCAAATACTAAATTATCATATACACATGCAgatgcatttcatttttgtcattttacatGAGTTCTATGGGCTTCACAGTCTATTCAACCctataaaaataacaaattctTGTTATCATCAACCTGTTATGTTATAATCTCTGAAGATCTGTAAAGTTAACCAATAACTGCAAATAAACCAAATTGTGAGTCATCTTCATTAACTATTTGAGGTAATAGTCAGTGAAATCTTCATATCCAATTAAAGAGGTGCCACATTTTACAGTGGTGCTCACAATCGTGTGTTCTGAAATGTTATTGGCAGATAGCAGCGTGGAGGCGTGTCTCAGGGATCTCGGTTTTGGATACAGGGCTCGGTTCCTGCAGCAGAGTGCCAAGCAGATCCTGGACACCCATGGGCTCCAGTGGCTTGAAGGTCTACGCAGTGTCCCGTATCTGCAGGCCTGTGATGCCCTGCGTACTCTTCCTGGTGTGGGCACTAAGGTACAGCAGCtgtacaatttttttaatatttagtgaACTTTTATTAACACATGATAAAGGATTATTGTCATCCTGTAGGTGGCGgactgtgtttgtctgatgtCCCTTGACAAGGCAGACGCTGTTCctgttgacacacacatatggcAGATCGCTAAGCGGGACTACAATTATGCTTCTGGCAAAGGACAGAAGAGTATCACAGACAAACTTCACAGAGGCATTGGTTGGTATTCACACATCTCAGTAGTTTAAAGTAGATTTAAATGGAATATTTGTAACTTAATACAAGGACTACTGTTATTTTTCAACACAGGGGATTTCTTCAGAAAACTCTGGGGTCCTTACGCTGGTTGGGCACAGTCGGTCAGTGTTTATTTAACCATTCAATCTGTTGGTCAGTCTCTGTCATGTCTCGTCACACTCTGTCTATCTTTCTGTTTCAGGTGCTGTTCTGTGCTGACCTGAAGAAGTTccaaaaactgaaagaaacgCCATCGATGCAGCcaaagaaggaggaagaggatgaagaagaaattGGGGaagaaagcaagaaaacaaagattaagACGCAAGAAAATGTTGCTGTGAAACGTTCGAGAACCAAGTCCGCATGTCACAAGAAAGCAAAGATGTCGGTCAAGAAGGAGCGAGATGTGTGAGGTAAACAAGCTTCTTGCATCaggattacattacattacattacatgtcatttagctcacgcttttatccaaagcgacttccaattaatgcattcaacatctatgaggggccattcggg
The sequence above is drawn from the Hippoglossus hippoglossus isolate fHipHip1 chromosome 7, fHipHip1.pri, whole genome shotgun sequence genome and encodes:
- the qars1 gene encoding glutamine--tRNA ligase — protein: MADMLTLFTSIGLSEQKAKETLKNEALSSALKDAITQAHSVHGASGVDKAMGTLLYSMASRLKDTNRLVFLSVSIAQRKICTELQLAAALDFLKSHLQDPINMKEFEEACGVGVVITPEQIEDAVESVIKKHKELLLKERYHFNMGLLMGESRAALKWADGKVIKNEVDMQVLHLLGQKTEADLEKKSKAQKTKVSESDVKPKKDEVAVNGEPKAEQGKSLMEQLRGEALKFHKIGENYKTEGYVVTPNTMSLLKKHLEFTGGQIRTRFPPEPNGILHIGHAKAINFNFGYAKANDGICFLRYDDTNPEKEEEKYFTAIKDMVEWLGYTPYEVTHASDNFQQLYDLAVDLTRRGYAYVCHQKGEDLKGHNAPPSPWKDRPIEESLVLFERMKKGLYAEGEATLRMKMVMEDGKLDPVAYRIKYTPHHRTGDEWCIYPTYDYTHCLCDSIENITHSLCTKEFQARRSSYYWLVNALDLYCPVQWEYGRLNLTYTVVSKRKIIKLVESGVVRDWDDPRLFTLTALKRRGFPPEAINNFCARVGVTVSQTTTEPHLLESCVRDVLNDTAPRVMAVLEPLKITIVNLPENSRSDVRVPDFPANEARGSHTVPFTRTIFIEQSDFREVMEKGYKRLTPEQPVGLRHAGYVISVQKVIKDAQGKVVEVEVNCSSSDTAEKPKAFIHWVSQPLVCEVRLYERLFLHKHPEDTSEVPNGFLSDINSNSMQVIRSALVDTSVKGATVLDKFQFERVGYFSLDPDSTEDKLVFNRTVTLKEDPGKI
- the LOC117764287 gene encoding N-glycosylase/DNA lyase-like, yielding MDKHAVLSSGTHVWRSLACSKSELRLELTLACGQSFRWKETAQGHWTGVMGGRVWTLTQTEDTLWYHVYNNPGGRGRGPAGGSSPGDSESERRLKGAVKKEEEVTDTEEEEQMLRDYLQLSVNLSELYTHWQTVDPHFRQIADIFTGVRMLRQDPTECLFSIICTSNNQISRIQGMVDRLCQNLGAPLCQLEQTSYFDFPSLTALADSSVEACLRDLGFGYRARFLQQSAKQILDTHGLQWLEGLRSVPYLQACDALRTLPGVGTKVANCVCLMSLDKADAVPVDTHIWQIAKRDYNYASGKGKKSITDKLHRDIGDFFRKLWGPYAGWAQSVLFCADLKKFQKLKEMQPKKEEEDEEEIGEESKKTKIKTQANVAVKRSKTKSACHKKAKMSVKKERDV
- the LOC117764285 gene encoding N-glycosylase/DNA lyase-like isoform X2, which encodes MAQHAVLSSGTHVWRSLACSKSELRLELTLACGQSFRWKETAQGHWTGVMGGRVWTLTQTEDTLWYHVYNNPGGRGRGPAGGSSPGDSESERRLKGAVKKEEEVMDTEEEEQMLRDYLQLSVNLSELYTHWQTVDPHFRQLADIFTGVRMLRQDPTECLFSFICTSNNHISRIQGMVDRLCQNLGAPLCQLEQTSYFDFPSLTALADSSVEACLRDLGFGYRARFLQQSAKQILDTHGLQWLEGLRSVPYLQACDALRTLPGVGTKVADCVCLMSLDKADAVPVDTHIWQIAKRDYNYASGKGQKSITDKLHRGIGDFFRKLWGPYAGWAQSVLFCADLKKFQKLKETPSMQPKKEEEDEEEIGEESKKTKIKTQENVAVKRSRTKSACHKKAKMSVKKERDV